Proteins from a single region of Anthonomus grandis grandis chromosome 10, icAntGran1.3, whole genome shotgun sequence:
- the LOC126741452 gene encoding aquaporin AQPAe.a isoform X2 — MGNFREVLGVSEISSSKVIDAVWKALLAEFLGNFLLNFFGCGSVIVMSSTPPGAQPNFLLVAITFGLVVFVCVQALGHVSGAHLNPAVTAGMLSVGNIKIIKGLMYIIVQCLGAIAGSATLKALLPETLHTGGLGTTKLNTALEINPLQGFGFEFFLGFILVLVVSGVCDPNRPEAKAAGPLAIGLAVALGHMGAINFTGSSMNPARSFGSAVISGIWDDHYIYWLGPIVGGIIAAQIYHHALRAPTLTTVKIIES; from the exons ATGGGAAATTTCCGAGAAGTTCTAGGCGTCAGCGAAATATCCTCATCAAAAGTAATTGATGCGGTTTGGAAAGCTCTTCTGGCCGAGTTTTTGGGCAACTTTTTGCTTAACTTCTTTGGATGCGGATCAGTGATAGTGATGTCTTCAACCCCGCCAGGCGCACAACCGAATTTCTTACTGGTGGCAATAACATTCGGACTGGTAGTGTTTGTCTGTGTTCAG gccTTAGGCCATGTAAGTGGAGCACATCTAAACCCAGCGGTTACAGCAGGAATGTTATCAGTGGGCAATATCAAGATAATTAAAGGATTAATGTATATCATCGTGCAATGCCTTGGTGCTATTGCCGGCTCCGCCACTTTAAAG GCACTTCTTCCCGAAACGTTACATACCGGAGGCCTAGGAACCACTAAACTTAACACAGCTCTCGAAATAAACCCTCTTCAAGGATTTGGATTCGAATTTTTCCTTGGATTTATCTTGGTGTTAGTTGTTAGTGGAGTTTGTGATCCAAACAG ACCTGAAGCAAAAGCAGCGGGACCTCTTGCAATTGGATTGGCAGTGGCTTTAGGACATATGGGAGCCATTAACTTCACCGGATCGTCAATGAACCCCGCTAGAAGTTTTGGAAGTGCCGTCATTTCTGGAATCTGGGATGAtcattat atttacTGGCTTGGACCAATTGTTGGTGGTATCATTGCAGCTCAGATTTATCACCACGCATTAAGAGCACCCACCCTTACTACAGTGAAAATCATCGAAAG cTAA
- the LOC126741452 gene encoding aquaporin AQPAe.a isoform X1: MGNFREVLGVSEISSSKVIDAVWKALLAEFLGNFLLNFFGCGSVIVMSSTPPGAQPNFLLVAITFGLVVFVCVQALGHVSGAHLNPAVTAGMLSVGNIKIIKGLMYIIVQCLGAIAGSATLKALLPETLHTGGLGTTKLNTALEINPLQGFGFEFFLGFILVLVVSGVCDPNRPEAKAAGPLAIGLAVALGHMGAINFTGSSMNPARSFGSAVISGIWDDHYIYWLGPIVGGIIAAQIYHHALRAPTLTTVKIIERYSTVADEKELRRLDGQKDADNYA, encoded by the exons ATGGGAAATTTCCGAGAAGTTCTAGGCGTCAGCGAAATATCCTCATCAAAAGTAATTGATGCGGTTTGGAAAGCTCTTCTGGCCGAGTTTTTGGGCAACTTTTTGCTTAACTTCTTTGGATGCGGATCAGTGATAGTGATGTCTTCAACCCCGCCAGGCGCACAACCGAATTTCTTACTGGTGGCAATAACATTCGGACTGGTAGTGTTTGTCTGTGTTCAG gccTTAGGCCATGTAAGTGGAGCACATCTAAACCCAGCGGTTACAGCAGGAATGTTATCAGTGGGCAATATCAAGATAATTAAAGGATTAATGTATATCATCGTGCAATGCCTTGGTGCTATTGCCGGCTCCGCCACTTTAAAG GCACTTCTTCCCGAAACGTTACATACCGGAGGCCTAGGAACCACTAAACTTAACACAGCTCTCGAAATAAACCCTCTTCAAGGATTTGGATTCGAATTTTTCCTTGGATTTATCTTGGTGTTAGTTGTTAGTGGAGTTTGTGATCCAAACAG ACCTGAAGCAAAAGCAGCGGGACCTCTTGCAATTGGATTGGCAGTGGCTTTAGGACATATGGGAGCCATTAACTTCACCGGATCGTCAATGAACCCCGCTAGAAGTTTTGGAAGTGCCGTCATTTCTGGAATCTGGGATGAtcattat atttacTGGCTTGGACCAATTGTTGGTGGTATCATTGCAGCTCAGATTTATCACCACGCATTAAGAGCACCCACCCTTACTACAGTGAAAATCATCGAAAGGTACTCTACTGTTGCAGATGAAAAAGAA cTAAGAAGACTGGATGGACAGAAAGATGCTGATAACTATGCTTAA